The following proteins are encoded in a genomic region of Vulpes vulpes isolate BD-2025 chromosome X, VulVul3, whole genome shotgun sequence:
- the LOC140596135 gene encoding melanoma-associated antigen 10-like yields the protein MGRGRRNGRERARERPGAPCWQLPQGHTGLSSAPCKALCVQPKSDTMPLRNSRELWKQGEDLEEAQGLVDAQLSGAEEEEEGEEEAPPSPSTRSPPYHPQPPGSSGPGEARDEEPLVEGSFHMKTAALVVFLLLKYHNKQPTSKAEMLEVFTPEYQDDFPTILSEASICLRLVFGLDVIEVDPSEHSYVLNPILGLTWDGMLSDQWGLPKTGLLGLVLGLILLQDDVSPRRRCGRLWGSRGVDDGQEHIVCGEPGDHLTNVWMQEGYR from the exons ATGGGTCGGGGCCGGCGGAATGGACGAGAAAGGGCCCGCGAGAGGCCAGGGGCGCCCTGCTGGCAGCTCCCCCAGGGCCACACAGggctgagctctgctccctgcaaggCCCTGTGT GTTCAGCCCAAATCTGACACCATGCCCCTGAGGAATAGCAGAGAACtttggaagcagggagaagacctagaggaggcccagggcctggtggatGCCCAGCTGtctggggctgaggaggaggaggaaggggaggaggaggctccaccTTCCCCATCTACCCGATCTCCGCCATACCAC CCCCAGCCTCCTGGCTCCAGCGGCCCAGGGGAGGCGCGAGATGAGGAGCCCTTGGTGGAGGGCAGTTTCCACATGAAGACGGCTGCCCTGGTGGTATTCCTGCTCCTCAAGTATCACAACAAGCAGCCCACCAGCAAGGCAGAGATGCTGGAGGTCTTCACCCCAGAATACCAGGACGACTTCCCCACCATCTTGAGCGAAGCGTCCATCTGCTTGCGGCTGGTCTTTGGCCTAGACGTGATTGAAGTGGATCCCAGCGAGCACTCCTACGTCCTCAACCccatcctgggcctcacctgggatGGGATGCTGAGCGATCAGTGGGGCCTGCCCAAGACCGGCCTcctggggctggtcctggggtTGATCCTCCTGCAGGACGATGTGTCTCCGAGGAGGAGGTGTGGAAGGCTCTGGGGTTCACGGGGGGTGGACGATGGCCAAGAGCACATCGTCTGTGGGGAGCCCGGGGACCACCTCACCAATGTCTGGATGCAGGAAGGCTACCGGTAG
- the LOC140596055 gene encoding melanoma-associated antigen 8-like: MPLRHTSQLWKLEEDPGEAQGLVSAQLPEAEDEDEDSSSPYPYLCSSSSSSPSSSPCSSPSLSSSGLFFVPPEEGSETAWSPPQSPQSAGPSPSGRAASGWSQVEFAGPSGPEEEIWNPWEVPEYAQPYAQGGDAMLMSGADLVGFLLRKYLDKQPTSQAEVLEVLSPDMQDAWPEIWGQACECMQLVFGVEVKEVDPVAHSYVLVTVLGLSYDGVLSGEQGLPTTGLLVLLLGVILLEGDCAPEQEVWEALGVIGVFAGRQHVIYGEPRELLTHVWVQEGYVEYRQVAGSNPARYEFLWGPRAHEETSKLRVMEYVLWVNSRWPVSSLAPFDEEEWV; encoded by the coding sequence ATGCCCCTGAGGCACACGAGtcagctctggaagctggaagaagacccgggagaagcccagggcctggtcagTGCCCAGCTGCCAGAGGCTGAGGATGAAGACGAAGATTCATCTTCCCCCTACCCCTACCtgtgttcctcttcctcctcctccccctcctcctccccttgctcctccccttccttgtccAGCTCTGGCCTGTTCTTTGTGCCCCCAGAGGAGGGGTCTGAGACTGCCTGGAGTCCTCCCCAGAGCCCTCAGAGTGCCGGGCCCTCCCCCAGTGGCAGGGCAGCTAGTGGCTGGAGCCAGGTGGAGTTTGctggccccagtggcccagaggaGGAGATCTGGAACCCCTGGGAGGTGCCCGAATATGCGCAGCCCTATGCCCAAGGAGGAGACGCAATGCTCATGAGTGGGGCTGACCTGGTGGGCTTCCTGCTCCGCAAGTATCTCGACAAGCAGCCCACCAGCCAGGCAGAGGTGCTGGAGGTCCTCAGCCCAGATATGCAGGATGCCTGGCCCGAGATCTGGGGTCAAGCCTGTGAGTGCATGCAGCTGGTCTTTGGCGTGGAAGTGAAGGAAGTGGACCCCGTCGCACACTCCTACGTCCTGGTCACCGTCCTGGGCCTCAGCTACGATGGGGTGCTGAGCGGTGAGCAGGGCCTGCCCACGACCGGactcctggtgctgctgctgggggtGATCCTCCTGGAGGGCGACTGTGCCCCCGAGCAGGAGGTGTGGGAAGCCCTGGGGGTCATAGGGGTGTTTGCCGGCAGGCAGCACGTCAtctatggggagcccagggagctccTCACCCACGTCTGGGTGCAGGAAGGCTACGTGGAGTACCGGCAGGTGGCGGGCAGCAACCCTGCCCGCTACGAGttcctgtgggggcccagggcccacgAGGAGACCAGCAAGCTACGGGTCATGGAGTATGTGCTATGGGTTAATAGCAGGTGGCCGGTTTCCTCCCTGGCCCCGTTTGATGAGGAAGAGTGGGTCTGA